CGTCTGCGCCCAACGCAGGAAACGGTAGCGCTCCTTGTTGCGTTCGAATTCGATCTTCATGTTGTACTCCAGGGCATCCTTCGTTCCGAAGGCATCCACCATCACGGAGTGGTCGATGACCAGGTCTACGGGTACAAGCGGATTGATCCGCTTCGGATCACCTCCGGCGCGATGCACCGTATCTCTCATCGCTGCCAGGTCTACTACGACGGGTACGCCGGTGAAGTCCTGGAGGACGATCCGAGAAGGAATGAAGGGAATTTCTTTGGATCTGTCTTGGTTTTCAGCCCAGGTTGCGATCTGCTTTACGTGATCCTCGGTGATCGCTCTGCCGTCAAATTGACGAATGGCTGCTTCCAACAAGACTTTGATGGAAAAGGGCAGGCGGGATACATCACCATGTCTCTTCGCGAATTCGTTCAGTGAGAAGTAGTGGTAGGTCTTACCGCCAAGCTCAAGCGTTGAACGAACCGAGAATGCGTCTTTGTAAGCCATCTCTTCAGCCTCCTATCATCGTAGTGCACAGCTTCATGATCATGATGCCATGCCTTCGTTTCACTAGTTGAAACTCCATTTCATAATTTACACTACATTAAGTATAGCGCTTCCTGGGGCATACGTAAAGTCATTTTTTGTACGAGATTGACATATATATCACATTGAACAGTGTGGAAGGATATGGATGAACGGTGATCTGTTGATGGTGATCGATGGCGGTGAGAAGGGGGGCGGAGCTTTGTCCTCGGATTGGAGAATGGTTTTGTATGAATATGCCCAAATCATGAATGAATCAGCCGCGACAGGTCAGATCGGTGCACTGGGTACAGCGGTTGATGATATGGCTTACCTGGAACGAAGGGAACGCCTGCTGAAGACGATCACTTATGATCGACGCAGGCGGAACGTGAGGCCGCTATGCGCACAGACGCGGGCGAGGCTGCTGAACGCTTGCGAAGAGGGAGACCGAGTCCGGGCGGATCTTAGATTCGAGATGCGGATAACCTATGAGCAGTTGAACGATCATTACGATGAAGAGCAGGTCGTGCTGGAGCAGGTCTCTTTGCAGCGTACGGGCGGCGGCTGGCGGATCACAAAGGTTGAACCCGTCGTCCAGGAACGGCAGGCAGGAGCGCCTCCAAGGAATACAGGAGATGCTGCAGCAACCTATGAATCCGATGGATTGAGCACGGAGCAAAGACCAAGACCGCTTCTCAACACCTATCTGCTGCATGGCACTCCATACGATGAAGTCTTGTATCAAGGATCGCGGAAAAAAAGATATAATCGCCAGCTCGCGAAACAATATGCAGACAAATACTGGAATATATCAAACCCAGCATATATCGAATTTGCCGTTGATTGCACAAATTATGTTTCCCAGTGCATCTTGGCAGGCGGTGCTCCGATGCACTATACTGGTAGAAGGGAATCCGGCTGGTGGTATCAAGGGCGTAAGGACAACCGGGAATGGTGGAGCTACAGTTGGGCGGTTTCTCATGCCCTGCAGCGCTATCTAGCGTTAAGCCGCAACGGTCTGCAAGCGGAAATCGTGCAAACCCCGTATGAATTAAACATCGGCGATGTGATCATCTACGACTGGGACGGCGACGGCACATACCAGCACAGCACGATCGTCACGGGGTTTGATGCCGCCGGAGAACCGCTTGTGAATGCACATACCGCGAACAGTCGCGCGCGATTATGGAGTTACCGCGATTCGCCGGCTTGGACGGAACGGACGCGGTACCGTTTTTTTCATATAGCAGATTATTTTTGACTTTAGATTATGATCAGCGGAGGGTATAGCATGGCAGGAAAGCTGCGTATCGGCGTCGTCTACGGGGGAAGATCAGGAGAGCATAAAGTATCCCTTGCCACGGCGTTCTCGGTACTTTCTAATTTTGATTATGACAAATATGAGATTGTTCCTTACTATATCACCAAATCCGGTGAATGGCGAAAGGGCGATCTGATGATCGGTCCGCCCAAATCCCAGCAGCAGCTGATGCTGGAAGGACAGCGCACGTTGGAAGATGAACAGGCTGTAGGCAAACTGCTGGAGTACAGGCATTCGAGAGAGGGCGTCCGCAGCGAATCAGGGCAAGCCGCGCTGACGGATCTGGACGTAGTCTTCCCGCTGCTTCATGGAACCTTCGGCGAGGACGGCACGATCCAGGGATTATTCGAGATGGCCGGGATCCCCTATGTGGGAGCAGGTGTCCTGGCATCCGCCGTGGCGTTGGATAAGATCGTGATGAAGAAGTTATTCGCCCAAGAGGGTTTGCCGCAATGCATCTTCCGCGGGTTTACGCGGACGGATTGGGAGAGAAGACAGTCCTATTACATATTGGAGATTGAGACGGCCCTTGGCTATCCATGTTTCGTCAAGCCTGCAAATCTTGGATCTTCCGTCGGCATCTCGAAGGTAAGGAACCGGGAGGAACTGCTTGAGGCAGTTAAGCTGGCATTCCGCTACGACCGCAAGGTGATCGTAGAAGAGTTCGTCGATGCCCGGGAGATCGAGGTCAGCGTCTTAGGGAATGACGAGCCGATAGCGAGCGTGCCTGGAGAGGTTGTTTCGTCGAACGAATTCTACGATTATAAGGCCAAATATGTCGACGGCAAATCAGCGATGATCATCCCTGCGGATCTGACGCCGGAGCAGACGGAACAAGTACGGGAGATGGCGATTCGTGCTTTTAAGGCGATCGATGGTTCGGGATTGTGCCGGGCGGACTTCTTCCTCAGAAAGTCTGACGGGGCGATCCTGATCAATGAAGTGAATACGATGCCCGGCTTCACGCCGTACAGCATGTATCCGCTGCTGTGGAAGGAAAGCGGCAAATCCTATCGTGAACTTCTGGATGATCTGATCCGGCTGGCGATTGAACGCTATGAAGAGCGGCAGAAGCTGGATTACGGCTACGAATTGTAAGTACGAATCGCGATCTATCCATCTGTTTGGAAAGTTAGCTCAGCGCTCATAGGCGGTGAGTAAGCGGGCTGAACGTGCGTTATGCGTCCATACATGGTAAACTGGTGCTGACAAGTCCAAGTTTCCTGGAGGAGGACACCGGTATGGGATTTCAATCGGAATTTCATTCAGTATGCAAGTTCAAATCGGAGAAAGAACTGGACGACTTGTTGGAATACGGCCGAACCGCGATGATCAAGAGCGGTTTCCGCATCTATCCGACCGGCCAGAAAGCCATTGCCTACACACCGGACAATGCAGCCGCAGCCATCGTGCTCATCACCGCGTCGATCGCCGAGATCAATTTCCAAGGCGAGGAAGTCACGAAGGTGGAGATGGATCTGGTGCGGAAGTTGACCCCGGAGGAATCGGAAATCCTGACGAAGCTGGGGCATGAGATGTATTTTTCGGAGCAGCAGAGCTGAATCATAGATCAAAGTTTATCAGAACCCATCATCGGAAACGATGGAATATCAGAGCCGCGGTATGATTGTCGCCTTAAGACGGTTTATGTCTTGGGTGAGGAACATGCCGCGGCTTTGGCGTTGCAAGGGGCTTATACGAACTGCATATCTCTTCACTAGTCATTAGTACAAGGGGTTCCCTCATAGAGTAGGTAAGAGGCAGTTTTGCGCTGAAGTTGGCGGCCTATGGTTTCTGGGCTTAGGCTTGGATACCACCTGCGAAGGAGGTGCTCCCGATGAAAGTGATGATCATCGGTGCGGGCGGACAACTGGGAAGGGATCTTAGCATCCATATGCAAGCTGCGGGGTATGCTGTGCATGGCTATGACCGCAGAAGGCTGGATATCACCGATGAGAAGCGGGTGTTCGAAGCGATGCGGAGGCTTAAGCCCGACGCCGTCATTCATGCTGCAGCCTACACCGCTGTGGATGAGGCGGAGGCTCAACCCGAAGCTGCGTTTCGGGTAAATGCCGCGGGCACGCGCAATATCGCCGCTGCCGCTGAAGAGGTCGGTGCGAAGCTGTGCTATATCAGCACGGATTATGTCTTCGACGGGGAGAAGGGAAGCCCGTATCTTGAGTATGATGCGCCGAACCCGGTCAATGTGTACGGCTGTTCCAAATACGCCGGTGAAGAGTTGGTCCGATCCTTGACCAGCCGCTGGTACATTGTCCGCGTATCCTGGCTGTACGGAGCTCAGGGGAAGAATTTTGTGAAGACGATGCTGTCCCTTGCCGCGGAGAAGCAGGAGATTCAGGTCGTCGATGATCAGATCGGGTCGCCGACATATACGGTGGATGCGGCGCGTTTTGTCAGCATGTTGATCAGCACATCCAAGTACGGCATCTATCATGCAGCGAACAGCGGATCATGCTCTTGGTATGAATTTGCGGCGTCTATCTTCGCCTTGTTGAATCAAGATATCCCGCTGATTCCCATACCGACGGAGCTCTACCCCCGGCCGGCGAAGCGGCCGCGGTATTCGGTCCTCGAGGCGATGGCGATCCGCAGTGAAGGATTCGCTCCGATGCGCCACTGGCAGGATGCGCTGAAGGATTATCTGCGGGAGCATGCGGGGCGGGATGGAAAGGTGTGTTAATTCATATTCACTCTCCAACGCAACTTATGTTAGAATCTACATAGGGCCATGTCGTTGTATTGCAGCAGTTAGGAGATATCCATGACGATTGGTTATTTGGCTTTATTTTTCATCGGACTATTGGCAGCAGTGATCGGAAGCTTAATCGGACTAGGCGGAGGTTTCCTCGTCGTTCCGGCTTTGCTCATGTTATCCGAGCAGCTCTTAGGTGCGGCGATGCCTGCGCCGATTGCCGTCGGGACATCGCTGACCATGCTGATCTTCACGGGGCTGTCCTCGACGATCACTTATATGCGCCAGGGTAAGATCGATTACCGCAGCGGTTGGTTATTTACGCTGATCAGCACTCCTTCCTCGGTGCTTGGTGCGACGCTTACCAGTGCTTTTGAAGGCAGGGCTTTCGATCTTGGATTCGGTCTATTCATGCTGCTGATGGCGGTGCCGATGCTTGTGCGGGATAAGCTTCGCCCGATCCAAGCGGATTGGCCGATCAAGCGTACGTATACCGATCGAGACGGGACCCAGTGGACGTACGGGTACAATTATTGGAGCGCGGCACTGGTCGGACTTGCCGTCGGGCTTACCTCCGGTCTCTTCGGCATAGGCGGCGGGTCGCTGTTCGTACCGGCGATGATGCTGCTGTATCGCTTTCCGCCTCAGATCGCGTCCGCGACTTCGATGTTCGTCATCCTCTGGTCCTCGATCATCGGCAGCGCAACGCATATCTACTTGGGAGAGATCGATTGGCTGAGCGCGGCGTTCCTCATTCCGGGCGCGCTGATCGGCGGCTGGTCAGGAGCTCGGATCTCGCAGCGGGTCAGCAGCAAAGTGTTGCTGTGGACCTTGCGGATCGCGCTGCTGTGGATCGCTCTGCGTCTCATCATATCCGGACTGACAGGTTGATGTCCGGGCTGTATCCAGCCGTTAAGCGCAGGACTTCGTCAGCATATAGATGCATGGATGCATGTTGATGTTGATTAATGGATTAAGGGAGTGGAGACAGTGGCTGAGAGAATTGTGACTTCTATAGCCGGCAAGAGCCCCGTTGCAGTTGCGGTGAATACCGCGGCGAAGGCGGGAGAGTGGATCAAGAGCAAACTGGGATCGTATGAGAACCTTGAGGAGAAAACATCCTCCCAGGACCTTGTCACAGAAGTGGACCAAGGGGCGGAGAAGTTGATCACGAACTTGATCAATACGTACTTCCCGAACCATGCCATCCTCGGAGAAGAGAGCGTCGAACCAGGTCCAGAGGGTGCAAAACGCGCCCTGGAGAAGATGAGAAACGAAGAATATCTCTGGATCATCGATCCGATCGATGGGACGACGAACTTCGTGCACGGCTTCCCGTTCTTCTGCGTGTCCATCGGACTCGTCCACGAGGGAGAACTCGCAGCTGGTGTCATCTATGATCCGCTGCGGGACGAGATGTTCGTGAGCGAGAAGGGCAAGGGAGCCTATCTGAAGGGACGCCAGATTCGTGTATCGCGGGAACTTCGTCTGAGCGAGAGCCTGATGGCGAGCGGTTTCCCGCCGCAGGATCGGAGCGATCGCCATCTGCAGAAGTTCACCGAGATCGTACCTAAGGTGCGCAATATCCGCACCTCGGGTTCCGCGGCTCTGCACTTGGCTTATCTGGCCGCAGGAAGAATAAGCGGCTTCTGGGAGCCGAGCCTTAATGTCTGGGACGTGGCCGCGGGCGTGCTGCTCGTTCAGGAAGCGGGCGGACGCGTTACAGACCTCCAAGGCAATCCTTATACGCTGGAGACGACGGATATCGCGGCGACGAATGGACATATCCATGATGAGCTGCTGAAATGTTTTAAGAACTACTACGACTAACAGATTCCGCCAAGGCGTCCGAGCATGGATTGAGGGGGAAGTGGAATCGATACGAGTAGAGCCAAGGGGATCTGCGAGCAAGCAGATTTCCCTTGGCTCTTCTGTTTCAGGTATGAGCGGGTATACAATGCTGGACTCAGCGTTTGATCGCTTTGAAGGCTTCTGCAGCGGCTTCGATCGTCACATCGATATCCTCATCGGTGTGCGCAATCGTCAGGAACCAGGCTTCATATTTGGACGGTGCTAAGAGGATGCCGCGATTAAGCATCTCCCGGAAAAACGCCGCAAACATCTCGCTGTCCGTATCCTGGGCTTCTGCGTAGTTGGTCACCGGATGGTCGCAGAAATGCGTCGACAAGGCACCGCAGATCCGGTTCACCTGCAGCGGAATGCCGGCCTCAGCAGCGGCTTCTTCCAGACCCCGCTGCAGCTTGGCACCAAGGCGGTCCAATTTCTCATAGTGTGCCGGGTCTTGCAGCACTTCGAGGCAGGCGATGCCGGCGGACATCGATGCAGGATTGCCGGCCATCGTGCCGGCTTGATAAGCCGGCCCAAGGGGCGCCACCTGCTCCATGATCTCGTTGCGGCCGCCGTAGGCCCCGATCGGCAGCCCCCCGCCGATGATCTTGCCCATGGCCGTGAGATCCGGTTCGATCGCCGCATGTTCGTCGGGCATCCCGGCATAGGTCTGCGCTGAGCCGTAGTGGAAGCGGAAGGCGCTGATCACTTCATCATAGATGACCAGTGCTCCTGCATCACGGGCAGCGCGGCAGAGGCCGGCGAGGAAGCCCGGTTTCGGCATGACCATGCCGAAGTTGCCGACGATCGGCTCCACCATGACCGCCGCCACCTCATCTCCCCAGCGTTCGAGGGCTTCGCGGAGGGCGTCCAGATCATTGAACGGCACGGTGATGACGTCGTGGGCGATGCTGACAGGGATGCCGGCGCTGTCCGGGATGCCGAGGGTGGAAGGGCCGGAACCCGCAGCGACAAGGACGAGGTCCGAATGGCCGTGATAGCAGCCGGCGAACTTGATCAGTTTGGTCCGGCCGGTATAAGCACGGGCGACGCGAATCGTCGTCATCACGGCTTCGGTGCCGGAGTTGACGAAGCGGACCTTGTCCAGGCTCGGGATCGCTGCTTTCAGCATCTTGGCGAAGGTATTCTCAAGCTCCGTCGGCGTGCCGAAGAGCGTGCCGTTCTCCGCCGCCCGCTTGATCGCCGCCGTCACATGGGGATGGGCATGTCCCAGGATGATCGGCCCATAGGCTGCGAGATAGTCGATATAGCGGTTGCCGTCCTCGTCCCAGAAGTAGGCGCCTTGTCCGCGTTTCATATAGACAGGAGCACCGCCGCCGACGGCTTGGAAGGAGCGGGAGGGGCTGTTCACCCCGCCGACGATATGCTGCAGTGCCTCCTGGTGCAATGCTTCTGAACGGGTTCTTCTCATCATATAGTCCTCCTGTGATCGGATGTTGTTAAAGGTCGGATGTCTGGCATTATATTTCAGTTCATTAGTATTTCATTCGTATTAAGGATATCATTTTTTTCCGCGGGATTCATAGTTCGCATCAAAGCATCGGAAACGGGATGGAAAGTCATCAATCAAAAAAACGACCGGGGATGGGGGAGCATCCTCGGTCTTGGACATAATAGTGCACGGAGTCAATGGTTTATGTCGATGTTTTTTGTTGTCTCACGTGGGCAGCCGTCTTTATCGGATCTGAATCAACAGTATGTATCGTCTCAGCCTCGAGATCTGCCATCGCAATGGCTGAAACGATACATCTTATCGTCTCACGATTCGCCAGGACGGATCTACCCGTGAGCCCGACGACGTGTACCCAATGTGCTTAGACAGTTCTGGTTGGACCAGCTATTGTGTTTGATCAGTCTGTCCAGTCGGTTCCGTTTACTCGTTCTGATCTTTACGCCCTGTTTGCTCTGTTGGCTCTGATTGATCTGTTTGATCTGTTTGATCTGTCTGATCCGCCTGCTCGGCCTGCTCCGTCTGTTCGAACAACTGCTGTACATAATCGCGCAGCGCTTGTTCGTTCACGGTGATGACCTCCATGCCGTTGATGTTCTCCTCGCGGAGCAGTTCCATGGGCGGAAGCTGGGCGGTGACGATCTCCTTCTTAGAGCTTTCATAGGCTAGGGAAGCGAGCGGCAGCATCTTATCGAAGGGAATATTCGTTGTGATATAAGGCTCGATCTTTTTGAGCGTATTCGGCAGGGTGAGCAGGGACGTCGTGCTGGTCAACTTCTTCGCCAGAGCGCTCATCAGGTTGCGCTGGCGTTCCGTACGCGTGTAATCACCAAGCCGGTCGCGGCGGAAGCGCACGTATTGGAGAGCTTTTTCCCCGTCGAGAACCTGCAGTCCCTTCTTCAGATCAATCTTATACTTCGGATCCGTGGGATCGTAGTAGTACATATTGCGCTCGACTTCATACTCGATGCCGCCGAGGGCGTCGATCAATTGAATGAAGCCCTCAAAATCAACGAAAACATAATACTGAATATCAAGATCCAACAGATTGCCGACGGTCTCCATGGCGAGATTCGGACCGCCGAGAGCGAGGGCTGTGTTGATCCGGTTGGAGTAATGGCCCGGAATCTTCGTATACGTGTCCCGCATAATCGAGAAGAGATAGGCCTGCTTCGTCGTCGGATCGATGGAAGCCAGCATGATCGTATCGGAGCGGGGAGCTTCGTTCTTCGTCAGTCCGCGCGCGTCCCCGCCCAGTAGCAGGATATTGACGCGTTCGGTGCCCTCCCATCCCGGTGGTTCTTCGGGAATATAGGCGTCAGGATTCTGTTTGCGCAGTTCCTGTTCATATCGCTTGAGATCCGAATCATCATCTCCGATCCCATGGCCAAACTTGATAATCGAATATACATAGTATCCGCCGTACCCGCAAATGCCAAGCAACAACAGGACAGCTAGACTAATCAGTACTCTCTTCAGCGCGGTATTCAAGATGAGTTCTTCCTTTCATCTGACGATCGTTGGCGGAGATCTTCCCGATCATAATGGTTATGACGGTTGATGGTTAACGGGGTTAACTTTATCGCCGCAGATCGTCGTGGTATCATGAACATGTTAATAGACGTTGTGATCGTCCCATCGGTGTGCAGTGATCTTATTCCAAAGAAATACAGTCATTATTTTATTATAGAATTTGAGCAAATATTGAGCAAGTTTATACGCAGCTGATTTTGGAGCACGGCGGTGAACAACGATCTGCATGCCTTCCGCAGTGCGGATGGGATGGAGGAGGATGAAATGATCAGCGAATCACGGGGAGGTAGGAAGAATGGAAAATAATGCACAGCATCAACAAACAATGAATCATCTGCCTCGGGTCGGACAAGCGGCGCCGGACTTTACGCTGCCTTCTGTAAGCGGCAAAGAGGTCAAATTATCGGATTATAGGGGCAAATATGTGGTGCTCTATTTTTATCCGAAGGATATGACCCCCGGTTGTACGACCCAGGCATGCGATTTCCGCGACCATCATCAGGAGTTTACCGAACTAGACGCGGTGATCCTCGGCGTCAGCACCGATCCGCTGAGCCGGCATGAGAAGTTTGCTGAGAAATATCAGCTGCCCTTCGAACTGTTGTCCGATGAGGAGCATGAAGCTGCTGAATTGTACGGCGTATGGCAGGAGAAGAAAAACTTCGGCCGGACTTACTTCGGCATCGTGCGTTCAACCTTCATCATCGGCAAGGATGGCACTCTGCTCAAAGAATGGCGCAATGTGAGAGTAAAGGATCACGTGAAGGAAGCTCTGGAATACATCCGTTCTCTTGGATAAGAATCCGCATAAGTAAAGGGAGCTCATGCACACGGTCATAGGCGGCAGCGCAGCGTGTGCGTGATGCTCCCTTTGTTGCTGCGGGTGAGCTCAGGGGCGACCGGCGCGTTCTTTGAATTCCTGCGGAGTGCATTGGTAGCGGTCTTTGAACAGCTTGATAAAATAACTCGTCTTCTGATAACCCAGCCGCTCGGCTACTTCATACACCTTCAGGTTCGTCGACTGCAGGAGATGAGCAGCCCGCTCCATGCGCAGGCGGAAGAGATAATCGCTGATGCCCTCGCCGGTCTCGAGTTTATAGATCTTCGACAGGTAAGAGGGATTCAGATAGACATGATCGGCGATGGACTGCAGCGTCGCATCCGCCAGGTTCTCGGCGACGTACGCTTGGATCTGCAGGATGAGATCCTGGCGGCTGTCGTACCGAACGCTGGCATAGTGCGCCTCAAGCGCATCGATCACCTGGAAGGTCCAATCCCGGAGCTGAGCGATCGTATGAAATCCCATCCCCGAGACGAAGCGTTCATATTCGCCGGGCAGGAGCTCGGAGAGCCATTGCTTCTTCTTGTGAACGGTACAGCTGACGGCGGCGACGATCGTGTGATAGACCTCGAGGATATGCTCGTGAGAATCCGCCCAATCCTTATCCAGCGCAGTGAATACCGCCTCCAGCTTCTCGCGCAGGGGCTGCCACTGTCCCGCCTCC
This genomic window from Insulibacter thermoxylanivorax contains:
- a CDS encoding glutamate-1-semialdehyde 2,1-aminomutase, translated to MRRTRSEALHQEALQHIVGGVNSPSRSFQAVGGGAPVYMKRGQGAYFWDEDGNRYIDYLAAYGPIILGHAHPHVTAAIKRAAENGTLFGTPTELENTFAKMLKAAIPSLDKVRFVNSGTEAVMTTIRVARAYTGRTKLIKFAGCYHGHSDLVLVAAGSGPSTLGIPDSAGIPVSIAHDVITVPFNDLDALREALERWGDEVAAVMVEPIVGNFGMVMPKPGFLAGLCRAARDAGALVIYDEVISAFRFHYGSAQTYAGMPDEHAAIEPDLTAMGKIIGGGLPIGAYGGRNEIMEQVAPLGPAYQAGTMAGNPASMSAGIACLEVLQDPAHYEKLDRLGAKLQRGLEEAAAEAGIPLQVNRICGALSTHFCDHPVTNYAEAQDTDSEMFAAFFREMLNRGILLAPSKYEAWFLTIAHTDEDIDVTIEAAAEAFKAIKR
- a CDS encoding LCP family protein, which translates into the protein MNTALKRVLISLAVLLLLGICGYGGYYVYSIIKFGHGIGDDDSDLKRYEQELRKQNPDAYIPEEPPGWEGTERVNILLLGGDARGLTKNEAPRSDTIMLASIDPTTKQAYLFSIMRDTYTKIPGHYSNRINTALALGGPNLAMETVGNLLDLDIQYYVFVDFEGFIQLIDALGGIEYEVERNMYYYDPTDPKYKIDLKKGLQVLDGEKALQYVRFRRDRLGDYTRTERQRNLMSALAKKLTSTTSLLTLPNTLKKIEPYITTNIPFDKMLPLASLAYESSKKEIVTAQLPPMELLREENINGMEVITVNEQALRDYVQQLFEQTEQAEQADQTDQTDQTDQSEPTEQTGRKDQNE
- a CDS encoding D-alanine--D-alanine ligase; protein product: MAGKLRIGVVYGGRSGEHKVSLATAFSVLSNFDYDKYEIVPYYITKSGEWRKGDLMIGPPKSQQQLMLEGQRTLEDEQAVGKLLEYRHSREGVRSESGQAALTDLDVVFPLLHGTFGEDGTIQGLFEMAGIPYVGAGVLASAVALDKIVMKKLFAQEGLPQCIFRGFTRTDWERRQSYYILEIETALGYPCFVKPANLGSSVGISKVRNREELLEAVKLAFRYDRKVIVEEFVDAREIEVSVLGNDEPIASVPGEVVSSNEFYDYKAKYVDGKSAMIIPADLTPEQTEQVREMAIRAFKAIDGSGLCRADFFLRKSDGAILINEVNTMPGFTPYSMYPLLWKESGKSYRELLDDLIRLAIERYEERQKLDYGYEL
- a CDS encoding inositol monophosphatase family protein: MAERIVTSIAGKSPVAVAVNTAAKAGEWIKSKLGSYENLEEKTSSQDLVTEVDQGAEKLITNLINTYFPNHAILGEESVEPGPEGAKRALEKMRNEEYLWIIDPIDGTTNFVHGFPFFCVSIGLVHEGELAAGVIYDPLRDEMFVSEKGKGAYLKGRQIRVSRELRLSESLMASGFPPQDRSDRHLQKFTEIVPKVRNIRTSGSAALHLAYLAAGRISGFWEPSLNVWDVAAGVLLVQEAGGRVTDLQGNPYTLETTDIAATNGHIHDELLKCFKNYYD
- the bcp gene encoding thioredoxin-dependent thiol peroxidase, which codes for MNHLPRVGQAAPDFTLPSVSGKEVKLSDYRGKYVVLYFYPKDMTPGCTTQACDFRDHHQEFTELDAVILGVSTDPLSRHEKFAEKYQLPFELLSDEEHEAAELYGVWQEKKNFGRTYFGIVRSTFIIGKDGTLLKEWRNVRVKDHVKEALEYIRSLG
- a CDS encoding amidase domain-containing protein, whose amino-acid sequence is MNGDLLMVIDGGEKGGGALSSDWRMVLYEYAQIMNESAATGQIGALGTAVDDMAYLERRERLLKTITYDRRRRNVRPLCAQTRARLLNACEEGDRVRADLRFEMRITYEQLNDHYDEEQVVLEQVSLQRTGGGWRITKVEPVVQERQAGAPPRNTGDAAATYESDGLSTEQRPRPLLNTYLLHGTPYDEVLYQGSRKKRYNRQLAKQYADKYWNISNPAYIEFAVDCTNYVSQCILAGGAPMHYTGRRESGWWYQGRKDNREWWSYSWAVSHALQRYLALSRNGLQAEIVQTPYELNIGDVIIYDWDGDGTYQHSTIVTGFDAAGEPLVNAHTANSRARLWSYRDSPAWTERTRYRFFHIADYF
- the rfbD gene encoding dTDP-4-dehydrorhamnose reductase, whose translation is MKVMIIGAGGQLGRDLSIHMQAAGYAVHGYDRRRLDITDEKRVFEAMRRLKPDAVIHAAAYTAVDEAEAQPEAAFRVNAAGTRNIAAAAEEVGAKLCYISTDYVFDGEKGSPYLEYDAPNPVNVYGCSKYAGEELVRSLTSRWYIVRVSWLYGAQGKNFVKTMLSLAAEKQEIQVVDDQIGSPTYTVDAARFVSMLISTSKYGIYHAANSGSCSWYEFAASIFALLNQDIPLIPIPTELYPRPAKRPRYSVLEAMAIRSEGFAPMRHWQDALKDYLREHAGRDGKVC
- a CDS encoding sulfite exporter TauE/SafE family protein; this translates as MTIGYLALFFIGLLAAVIGSLIGLGGGFLVVPALLMLSEQLLGAAMPAPIAVGTSLTMLIFTGLSSTITYMRQGKIDYRSGWLFTLISTPSSVLGATLTSAFEGRAFDLGFGLFMLLMAVPMLVRDKLRPIQADWPIKRTYTDRDGTQWTYGYNYWSAALVGLAVGLTSGLFGIGGGSLFVPAMMLLYRFPPQIASATSMFVILWSSIIGSATHIYLGEIDWLSAAFLIPGALIGGWSGARISQRVSSKVLLWTLRIALLWIALRLIISGLTG